In Salvelinus alpinus chromosome 30, SLU_Salpinus.1, whole genome shotgun sequence, a single genomic region encodes these proteins:
- the LOC139560367 gene encoding zinc finger protein 723-like, which translates to MSKLQLFNAYLTERLTAAATEISVAVERTITDYQEENERLRRLLDLLTKSKFHRADTQQLTLLVSEEEEQCEQEWSPSLGQEDPEPTHVKEEHEEFRTSQEEEQLQGLESDTKDSLFTQAGVNVDCNDQGPPQLSHLYQTQTVENKEKHSIATNTIEEIKTEPNGQDYGVPEPTGDSHLLSAVNPGCSAAQSEANDNGMESEEELPGSTLLESTRTWLKQGQSSHTSTDDKTAKQLPQFKSPSQRNSVPFSCKVCGETFVFMGHFVHHVRETHTKNQDYMCGVCGEDFESTECMIDHLQTHTTEIYYCDVCSKRFSFESHLKQHMLVHTGERQYQCKECGKCFIHSGQLNTHMKIHTREKMYQCKECEKCFPSKHNLDRHMVIHIYSNLKMHKTRTGEKRYQCKECGKCFLHKGHLNTHLRIHTGEKPYQCNECEKCFGRKENLTAHMRVHTGEKPYKCPVCGKCYSTAQVLKLHQLQSHYLGFHPIGDGFSCE; encoded by the exons ATGTCTAAACTACAGTTGTTCAATGCGTATCTGACTGAACGTTTAACAGCAGCTGCTACAGAGATATCAGTGGCAGTAGAGAGAACGATAACAGATTACCAGGAAGAGAACGAACGTCTGCGTCGATTACTTGATTTGTTAACCAAGTCAAAGTTTCACAGAGCAG ACACCCAGCAACTCACTCTCCTTGTATCTGAAGAGGAGGAACAATGTGAGCAGGAGTGGAGCCCAAGTCTGGGGCAAGAGGACCCAGAGCCCACACACGTTAAAGAGGAACACGAGGAGTTCAGGACcagtcaggaggaagagcagcttcaaGGGCTGGAGTCTGACACCAAAGACTCACTTTTCACACAGGCAGGAGTGAATGTTGACTGCAATGATCAGGGCCCACCGCAGCTCTCACATCTTTACCAAACTCAAACTGTGGAGAACAAGGAGAAGCACTCTATAGCCACCAACACAATTGAAGAGATCAAAACAGAACCTAATGGACAGGACTATGGAGTACCAGAACCAACTGGtgactctcatctcctctctgcaGTAAATCCTGGTTGTTCTGCAGCTCAGAGTGAAGCCAATGACAATGGGATGGAAAGTGAAGAAGAACTGCCAGGATCTACACTGCTCGAATCAACTAGAACATGGCTAAAACAAGGACAAAGCTCCCATACCAGTACTGATGACAAGACAGCCAAACAGTTGCCTCAATTTAAATCCCCCAGTCAAAGAAATTCTGTTCCTTTTTCTTGCAAGGTGTGTGGAGAGACTTTTGTTTTCATGGGCCATTTCGTCCATCATGTGcgagaaacacacacaaagaatCAAGACtacatgtgtggtgtgtgtggagaaGACTTTGAGTCCACAGAATGTATGATCGATCACCTGCAAACACACACTACAGAAATATATTATTGTGATGTTTGTAGCAAACGCTTCTCCTTTGAGTCTCATCTGAAACAACACATGTTGGTTCACACTGGGGAGAGGCAATACCAAtgcaaagaatgtggcaaatGCTTCATTCATAGTGGACAGCTGAATACACATATGAAGATTCACACACGGGAGAAAATGTATCAGTGTAAAGAATGTGAAAAATGTTTCCCCAGTAAGCATAACCTGGACAGACATATGGTGATTCACATATATTCTAATCTGAAAATGCATAAGACTCGCACAGGAGAGAAACGATATCAATGCAAAGAATGTGGGAAATGCTTCCTTCATAAGGGACACCTGAATACCCATTTAagaattcacacaggagagaaaccataccaATGCAACGAATGTGAGAAATGTTTTGGCCGGAAGGAAAACCTAACCGCACATATGAGggttcacacaggggagaaaccataCAAGTGCCCAGTGTGTGGGAAATGCTATAGCACTGCACAAGTTTTAAAATTGCATCAACTTCAAAGtcactatctaggtttccatccaattggtgatgGATTTTCATGCGAATAG